The Drosophila nasuta strain 15112-1781.00 chromosome 2L, ASM2355853v1, whole genome shotgun sequence genome window below encodes:
- the LOC132783436 gene encoding uncharacterized protein LOC132783436 isoform X4, giving the protein MEHLDLAGYLNTPVNWNLGAFEHQDVMDLSNSRQMLEPIMEETSEDEEHAQNSWNGYEHRGSCGGFWSSAESETGSVIRVEINKDIDAMSERDFACPPKRARRSQDEQMMQLQQLQQSQQQQPHSLEDVVQLRRPPPPRYDADSHNSLERFLALEACARDSYGSQGQRNSTGSRRGGCSFDDFYSDNDSYHSLSRSSSLVQFESLERQMTLQEQHQSMSSLGNSSPSLLSCETMASSSGNSGSGSVAGSVGGSHSNPDSRRGSATSLLKRYESSDGRLHQTYYELHKLDFEEQQRELFGACKSLHHQAELKSDSESSSTSSSDSSGHSMLSACPGKQDAGGARRLPLNSAENLSEDSGYGEPGSTLRRAKSKSIPKNFDKLCEEEEMEELLLLEHEVEVETAKAKAAATALALATHSKNSNDLCQTKIEQTNETTTTPRSSSSSTSSSPCSPTSSINSGERGARSPSPSPSASPSRSPSLSPTPSGSSTTASSMPSTSLASPASSSSSSSPSSSSSAASFTWLRNSLPDIREPRGSSPKSIADNNSYVLANNSNNNNSRSSSSRSSSSAECSPVLATRASTTSSVPNELQQLGRRRRANRPRANRPSSSDGHSSSEDLDQFDCHSLPRIRRSCSWNDRGGGASAGAGYLNASYQNLTLLDYTDQRENCKRSSFTDMDKRGGKDYEHLICKGNFLLDELSQIYDKNVSILNDKAVDVEEKQPVPHKSVQDLVDEAPPQVQHVQLTIRKPPARQRRSGQADKEPVVLSQEVTPVLSFSSFGKTFDQDPTNLRTSYAQSLEQCNIDVPPTQPSSNSCHNKAAQPVRMLPKRRFQSTTAKQRSLVSSTPNLSAFDGGGQETEDDIYVSSAHNSMHQLPQTAAQPKPLGILLPAGSRNSFSKEVSFCPVVSKYSWQEQSSEEPPEEQSSDQEEEDDDGQEEEEDNDATVIYNTKENENIAARYNAEQQQQQLRALQQQHLQLTATQQQQQLTASQQQLRETQQREQREQRAPERECAIDEKSAESDDNNENIASADTNQQQTTQQQQQQPQTKTSQTSQPATTTAVSVPSVTAAVSLETRVVASSSSALVAPVPATVPHPVTVQVPVANNLPTRPLSLHLPILSEPPTNRAHHILYASQQLLQRYDNDIDIDDVDHHRHFDRSNMSKSSQSVSLTPSGNNNESPLKQRANKTDEKHPSSKSFLSRFAHGLRFSLRRKKKQQQQQQQQQQQQQPATTTKAAKQSAKQTQQSNGKSQDIVHIPLKPPRSNSGALDDSNISEASTASMHSRQTTTTAELEQLPKTSTLQKLVTGKPPLPKQPPRLTHAPTSAAHQQQPAAVAVSSAAHASNALLDAEREQYAAFAKQLTSGHQQTNTTAMRETETVAGVTGTESPSRASVAQKTQMFNQLGAGASSRPLTMVTAVPVAVSPMLDNKMGLIETNLDTHETVISGKTRSLMDITCNPVHQQHKRYLVKRLNVTSAAYDVEHEDDDDDDDVDGQGGQHIKTSNQASGVQIASVRRPHKSMEFLLDKENQKNVLPPENELQKSHDHNPAALSEHQLRVQASLQRLNIPDWFRQYNQNAARSPDGACAAAGGTSATSGGYKPGNFTRKRTQDSGRWQGLNSKTTSLSSLGSQRSDRSPLLLSPSAHSHHGGQSSSVVGSAVGGHHHHSHHAQGVGATRWSTSHLNSTQTSPSVSQRGSFARGAPINSSFMSVASGSSAGAGSVLRNSYRQPYLGWRSTEKLSQRTPHERLANSLLAQRTSPTSATAATTANGVRSLQPVTPEIQSSIKEVTSAIVHYVNDQTLLQQQQQRSRSASPNSRKCWLESSFVGTRPLDSPQTPVIDSSSSPPASQHQLHQQQFHLDASTVVATGQPPLRMNGLSRVGGGGADSTASRQQLEVEQQLLRRRSEGDAPSQQQQKQKQQNSQQYQTQSQSQSHNQSQSQTQVSTQPQANASNRRVSLGDSNAHADKSLNNGSVYNANANANEQQLQIRCRNTKCEQSATPADAKKLYKSCHNCTHLYCSRECRRAHWEKHRKACLHSRASNLCRQVLATCKDDVDSQRHLSLLARKGSLSQGRGVVRVLFRSAEAAEGFIKHGFQCMGEASYVRWPDLMPAEMGLELYSELLKLSTEYKPESKMLIYVAICVVSEAPGMGQAPVRWERQLVSRCAKLKLCKSVLAELELQQQALQQPLAVMAVPERTEILILTFNPGLRTVPGNRELILSNILDILSRRGVLLRKHYPEIFQRLQTYTEGQTDKFNPVTLHPRDSQTGQSFVCIIMPVHTDSEFIKLPSAADGGGNRVTTIDVGSPAALAQLDDDELLTRTTPAS; this is encoded by the exons ATGGAACACTTGGATCTGGCTGGTTATCTGAACACACCAGTTAACTGGAATCTGGGTGCATTTGAGCACCAAG ATGTGATGGACTTGTCGAACTCACGGCAAATGCTGGAGCCCATCATGGAGGAGACGTCCGAGGACGAGGAGCATGCGCAGAACAGTTGGAACGGTTACGAGCATCGTGGCAGCTGCGGCGGCTTCTGGAGCTCCGCAGAGTCTGAAACGGGTTCGGTCATCAGAGTCGAAATTAACAAGG ATATCGACGCCATGTCCGAACGTGACTTTGCTTGCCCGCCAAAGCGAGCGCGTCGCTCGCAGGATGAACAAAtgatgcaactgcaacaactgcagcagtcacaacaacaacaaccacacagCTTGGAGGATGTGGTGCAGCTGCGACGTCCACCTCCGCCACGCTACGATGCGGACTCACACAACAGTCTGGAGCGCTTCCTCGCACTCGAAGCCTGTGCCCGCGACAGTTATGGCAGTCAGGGACAAAGGAACAGCACAGGAAGCAGGCGAGGTGGCTGCTCGTTTGATGACTTCTACTCGGACAACGATTCGTATCATTCGCTGTCGCGCAGCTCGTCGCTGGTGCAGTTCGAGTCCCTGGAGCGACAGATGACGTTGCAGGAACAGCACCAGAGCATGAGCAGCTTAGGGAACAGTTCTCCCTCGTTGCTCAGCTGCGAGACGATGGCCAGCAGTAGCGGAAACAGCGGCAGTGGCAGCGTTGCAGGCAGCGTTGGAGGCAGCCACAGCAATCCAGACAGTCGACGTGGTTCGGCGACATCGCTGCTGAAGCGCTACGAGTCCAGCGATGGTCGACTGCATCAGACGTATTATGAGCTGCATAAATTGGACTTTGAGGAGCAGCAGCGAGAGTTGTTTGGCGCCTGCAAGAGTCTGCATCATCAGGCCGAGCTGAAGTCGGACTCGGAGTCGAGCAGCACCTcgagcagcgacagcagcggACACTCGATGCTTAGCGCTTGTCCGGGCAAACAGGATGCAGGCGGAGCTAGGAGATTGCCGCTGAATTCGGCGGAGAATTTGTCAGAGGATTCGGGCTATGGGGAGCCGGGCAGCACATTGCGACGCGCCAAATCGAAAAGCATACCAAAGAATTTCGACAAGCTGTGCGAAGAGGAGGAGAtggaggagctgctgctgctggagcacgaagtggaagtggaaacagccaaagcaaaggcGGCGGCAACAGCGTTAGCGTTAGCAACGCATTCCAAAAACTCCAATGATTTGTGTCAGACAAAAATAGAGCAGACAAatgagacgacgacgacgccgcgctcatcgtcgtcgtcgacatcGTCTTCGCCATGCTCTCCAACATCATCTATAAATAGCGGCGAGAGAGGCGCACGCTCGCCATCTCCATCACCATCGGCATCGCCATCGCGTTCGCCTTCGCTATCCCCAACGCCCAGCGGCTCATCAACAACAGCCTCTTCTAtgccgtcgacgtcgttggCATCGCCTgcgtcttcgtcgtcgtcgtcgtcgccatcgtcatcgtcgtctgCCGCCTCGTTCACTTGGCTGCGCAACAGTTTGCCCGACATACGCGAGCCGCGAGGTTCGTCTCCCAAATCAATAGcggacaacaacagctacgtgctggccaacaacagcaacaacaacaacagcagaagcagcagcagccgcagcagctcCTCTGCCGAGTGCTCACCAGTGCTGGCCACAAGAGCCTCGACGACGAGCAGCGTGCCCAacgagctgcagcagctgggACGTCGCAGACGCGCCAATCGTCCACGCGCCAATCGACCGAGCAGCAGCGACGGACACAGTTCTAGCGAGGATCTAGATCAGTTTGATTGCCACAGTTTGCCGCGCATTCgacgcagctgcagctggaacGATCGCGGCGGCGGAGCTTCAGCTGGCGCAGGGTATTTGAATGCCAGCTATCAGAATTTGACACTCTTGGATTACACGGATCAGCGGGAGAATTGCAAACGCAGCTCCTTCACAGACATGGATAAGCGGGGTGGCAAGGATTACGAGCATCTCATTTGCAAGGGTAACTTTCTGCTCGACGAACTGAGTCAGATCTACGACAAGAACGTCTCCATACTCAATGACAAAGCAGTCGACGTAGAGGAGAAGCAACCGGTGCCCCACAAATCGGTGCAAGATTTAGTGGATGAGGCGCCACCACAAGTGCAACATGTGCAGCTCACAATACGCAAACCGCCGGCGCGACAACGACGCAGTGGCCAGGCGGATAAGGAGCCAGTGGTGCTATCACAGGAGGTGACACCTGTGCTCAGTTTCAGCAGCTTCGGCAAGACCTTCGATCAGGATCCCACCAATCTACGCACTTCGTACGCCCAATCGCTGGAACAGTGCAACATCGATGTGCCGCCGACCCagcccagcagcaacagttgccacaACAAAGCAGCACAGCCAGTTCGTATGCTGCCCAAGCGTCGCTTCCAGAGCACCACAGCCAAGCAGCGTAGTCTGGTGAGCAGCACGCCCAATCTTTCTGCCTTTGATGGCGGTGGCCAGGAGACGGAGGATGACATCTATGTGAGCAGTGCGCACAATTCAATGCATCAGCTGCCACAAACAGCCGCACAACCGAAGCCATTGGGCATCTTATTGCCAGCTGGATCACGTAACTCGTTCAGCAAAGAGGTGAGCTTTTGCCCTGTGGTCAGCAAATATTCCTGGCAAGAACAATCTTCGGAGGAGCCGCCAGAGGAACAGAGCAGCGatcaggaggaggaggatgacGATGGgcaagaggaggaggaggataaCGATGCCACTGTTATTTATAACACCAAAGAGAACGAGAATATTGCTGCGCGCTACAatgcagagcagcagcaacaacagctaagggcactgcaacaacagcatctgCAGTTAACAGcgacgcaacagcagcagcagttaacAGCGTCGCAACAGCAGCTAAGAGAAACGCAGCAGCGAGAGCAGCGTGAACAAAGAGCGCCAGAGCGTGAGTGTGCGATCGATGAGAAGAGCGCAGAGAGCGATGATAACAACGAAAACATCGCTAGCGCGGACACAAACCAGCAGCAAacgacgcagcagcaacagcagcagccacaaacgAAAACATCGCAAACATCGCAGCcagcaacgacgacggcggTTTCAGTGCCAAGCGTCACTGCTGCCGTCAGTCTTGAAACACGCGTCGTCGCGAGCTCGTCGTCCGCGCTCGTCGCTCCAGTTCCAGCCACAGTTCCACATCCAGTTACCGTTCAAGTGCCAGTTGCAAATAATTTGCCAACGCGTCCCTTAAGCCTGCACTTGCCCATCTTAAGTGAACCGCCCACAAATCGCGCTCATCACATTTTGTACGCctcgcagcagctgctgcagcgttACGACAACGATATTGACATCGACGACGTCGATCATCATCGTCACTTTGATCGCAGCAACATGTCGAAATCATCGCAATCCGTCTCCTTGACGcccagtggcaacaacaacgaatcGCCGCTGAAGCAACGCGCAAATAAAACAGATGAAAAGCATCCCAGCTCAAAGAGTTTTCTATCGCGTTTCGCGCACGGTTTGCGTTTCTCGTTGCGTcgcaagaagaagcagcagcaacaacaacagcagcagcagcaacaacaacagccggcgacaacaacaaaggccGCCAAGCAGAGCGCAAAACAAACGCAGCAGAGCAATGGCAAATCACAGGATATCGTACACATACCCCTTAAACCGCCacgcagcaacagcggcgCACTCGACGACAGCAACATCTCGGAGGCGAGCACAGCGAGCATGCACAGCCGccaaaccacaacaacagctgagTTGGAACAGTTGCCCAAAACGTCAACGCTGCAGAAGCTGGTCACAGGCAAACCGCCGTTGCCCAAGCAGCCGCCTCGTCTGACGCATGCGCCAACCAGTGCTGCCCATCAGCAACAACCGGCAGCTGTGGCTGTCTCCAGTGCTGCCCATGCCAGCAATGCTCTGTTGGATGCCGAAAGGGAACAGTATGCGGCATTTGCCAAACAGTTGACATCGGGCCACCAGCAGACAAACACAACAGCGATGCGCGAAACGGAAACGGTTGCGGGCGTAACGGGTACAGAATCGCCATCGCGTGCTAGCGTTGCACAAAAGACGCAAATGTTCAATCAGCTGGGCGCCGGTGCATCGTCGCGTCCCCTCACCATGGTCACCGCGGTGCCGGTTGCTGTCTCGCCCATGCTGGACAATAAGATGGGTCTCATCGAGACCAATTTGGACACACACGAAACGGTTATATCGGGCAAGACGCGTTCGTTGATGGACATCACTTGCAATCCAGTGCATCAGCAGCACAAACGTTATTTGGTCAAACGGTTGAATGTGACCAGTGCTGCTTATGATGTTGAgcatgaagatgatgatgacgatgacgacgttGATGGGCAAGGGGGTCAGCACATCAAAACATCGAATCAGGCGAGCGGAGTGCAAATTGCATCGGTGCGAAGACCGCACAAAAGCATGGAATTTCTGTTGGATAAAGAGAATCAAAAGAATGTTTTG CCACCTGAGAATGAGCTACAGAAATCGCACGATCACAATCCGGCCGCCCTGAGCGAGCATCAGCTGCGTGTGCAGGCTTCGCTGCAGCGTCTGAACATCCCCGACTGGTTCCGGCAATACAATCAAAATGCCGCACGCTCGCCAGATGGCGCCTGTGCTGCGGCTGGCGGAACATCGGCGACATCTGGCGGCTACAAGCCGGGCAACTTTACAAGGAAACGCACACAGGATTCGGGACGCTGGCAGGGTCTCAACTCGAAGACGACTTCGCTCAGTTCGCTGGGATCACAGCGCTCCGATCGTAGTCCCCTGCTGTTGAGTCCCTCGGCGCACAGTCACCACGGTGGCCAGAGCAGCAGTGTCGTCGGCTCTGCGGTGGGtggccatcatcatcatagcCATCATGCTCAGGGTGTGGGCGCCACACGTTGGTCCACCTCGCATCTGAACTCCACGCAGACGTCACCGAGTGTCTCGCAACGCGGCAGCTTTGCTCGCGGCGCGCCCATCAACAGCAGCTTCATGTCGGTggccagcggcagcagcgccGGCGCCGGCAGCGTGCTGAGGAACTCCTATCGTCAGCCTTATCTGGGCTGGCGCAGCACAGAGAAGCTCTCGCAGCGCACGCCACATGAAAG GCTCGCCAACTCGCTGCTGGCGCAACGAACGTCGCCTACATCTGCCACAGCGGCAACCACAGCGAATGGAGTGCGTTCCCTGCAGCCCGTGACACCGGAAATCCAGAGCTCCATCAAGGAGGTGACCTCGGCCATTGTGCACTACGTGAACGATCAGACGttgctacagcaacaacaacagcgcagCCGCTCGGCTAGCCCCAATTCTAG AAAGTGCTGGCTGGAGAGCAGCTTCGTTGGCACACGGCCACTCGATTCACCGCAAACGCCCGtcatcgacagcagcagcagcccgcCCGCATCCCAACACCAACTACATCAGCAGCAGTTCCACTTGGATGCCAGCACTGTGGTTGCCACTGGACAGCCGCCACTACGCATGAACGGACTTAGCCGAGtgggcggcggtggcg CAGATTCAACAGCTAGTCGTCAACAACTCGAAGTGGAGCAGCAGCTACTGCGCCGTCGCAGCGAGGGTGACGCGCCtagccaacaacagcagaaacagaagcaacagAACAGTCAACAGTATCAAACGCAATCGCAATCTCAATCCCACAACCAATCCCAGTCTCAAACACAAGTCTCAACTCAACCACAAGCGAATGCCAGCAATCGGCGCGTCTCGTTGGGCGACTCCAACGCCCACGCGGACAAGAGTCTCAACAATGGCAGCGTCtacaacgccaacgccaacgccaacgagcagcagttgcagatcaggTGCCGGAACACCAAGTGCGAGCAGAGCGCCACGCCCGCCGATGCCAAGAAGCTGTACAAGTCATGCCACAATTGTACCCATCTATATTGTTCACGTGAGTGTCGGCGCGCCCACTGGGAGAAGCATCGCAAGGCGTGCCTGCACTCGCGCGCCTCCAATCTGTGCCGCCAGGTGTTAGCCACCTGCAAGGACGACGTCGACTCGCAGCGTCACCTCAGTCTGCTCGCCCGCAAGGGAAGCTTGTCCCAGGGTCGCGGCGTTGTCCGCGTGCTCTTTCGCAGCGCCGAGGCCGCTGAGGGTTTCATCAAGCATGGCTTCCAGTGCATGGGCGAGGCATCCTATGTGCGCTGGCCGGATCTAATGCCCGCCGAAATGGGCCTTGAACTCTATTCGGAACTACTCAAGCTGAGCACCGAATACAAACCCGAGTCCAAGATGCTCATCTACGTCGCCATTTGCGTTGTCTCCGAGGCCCCGGGCATGGGTCAAGCCCCAGTGCGATGGGAACGTCAGCTGGTGTCGCGTTGTGCCAAGCTGAAGCTCTGCAAGAGCGTGCTCGCCGAGTTGGAGCTGCAGCAACAGGCGCTGCAACAGCCACTCGCTGTCATGGCGGTGCCGGAACGCACGGAGATCCTTATACTCACCTTCAACCCGGGTCTGCGCACTGTGCCCGGCAATCGGGAGCTCATACTGTCCAACATTCTGGACATTTTGTCACGGCGTGGGGTGCTGCTCCGCAAACATTACCCGGAGATCTTTCAGCGACTGCAGACATACACCGAGGGTCAAACGGACAAGTTCAATCCGGTGACGTTGCATCCACGTGACTCGCAGACGGGACAGAGCTTTGTCTGCATCATTATGCCCGTGCACACGGACAGCGAGTTCATCAAGCTGCCTTCTGCTGCGGATGGAGGCGGCAATCGAGTGACCACCATTGACGTTGGCTCTCCGGCGGCGTTGGCTCAACTGGATGATGATGAACTGCTCACGCGTACTACGCCAGCGAGTTGA